Genomic window (Roseivirga sp. 4D4):
CATCTGCAAGTAATATTACTGGCGTTCCTCGAGAACAAATCCAAATGAAGTTCACCCGAATTGGAGGAGGATTCGGCAGACGATTATTGAATGATTATGCGAATGAGGCAGTCATCATATCGCAAAAGATTCAAAAACCCGTCAAGCTAGTATGGACGAGAGAGTCCGATTTCTTATCAGACTATTACCGCCCAGCGGGTGCCTACCATTTCAAAGCAGCTTTATCTGATAAGGGTATTGAGGCCATGGAAGTGAATATATGTACCACATCCCGCTACCTATATAGACAGTCTACCCCTGCGCATGGAACCGAAGCTTTTCCAGACCAACAACCTGCAGGCATGGTTCCAAACTTCAAAGTAACCTACAGTCCCCTTAAGTCTAATATTCCTGTTGGGGCTTTAAGAACCCCAGGGGTCAATGCGACCACATATGCCTATCAGAGTTTTATGGACGAGTTGGCTGAAAAGGCTGGAATAGATCCCATTGAATTCCAACTAAACCTAATAGGAACAGAAGACAGGGATATGCCATATGACGATCATGGAGGACCTACCTATAATACAGTACGCCTAAGAAATGTAATTGAACTCGTCAGAGATAAATCCGGCTGGGGAGAGGGCTCTTATCAGGGTTTTGCTGCGCAAATGGTCTTTGGCAGCTATGTAGCCTGCATTGTTGACGTTAGTCTTGTGGATGGTAAGATCAAGATAGACAAAGTGAATATTGCTGTTGATTGCGGAAGGGTAATCAATCCAGTTGGGGCCAATGCGCAGGTACAAGGAGGTATCACGGATGCCATTAGCGCTGCACTTTATGAGTCGTTAGAATTACAGAATGGTGCACCCATTGGACAGAACTTCGATCGGTATGAAAAGCTTAGAATGACCGAATCACCTGAGGTGGATGTTCATTTTATTAATAGTGAAGAAGCTCCTCAAGGTTTGGGAGAACCATCGTATCCGATTCTTTTTCCAGCGCTTATCAATGCTGTTTATCAGGCTACTGGGCAAAGAGTGCGAGAGCTTCCACTCAAAAAGCACAATTTGGTATAATCAAGAATTAAAAGATGACAGATCAATTAGTGATATAACCACTACTCTATTTCAACTATGAAGTTGAAACGAATAACAGTATATTAATCTTCAAAACAGAATCAATCCATTATGGCATCATATAATATAAAAATCAACGGAAAGGCTCGCGCTGTAGAAGCAGACGCTGATACCCCAATGCTCTGGGTACTCAGAGATGAGCTCGATATGAAAGGCACCAAGTTCGGCTGTGGTATTGGCCAATGTGGTGCATGCACGGTTCACCTTAATGGTAATGCCGTAAGGTCTTGCCAGATTCCTGTTTCGGCTGTTGGTGAAAGTGATATCACTACCATCGAAGGGCTCTCCGAAAAAGGAGATCATCCTCTTCAAGAAGCTTGGAAAGAACATGATGTACCACAGTGTGGCTATTGCCAGGCAGGTCAAATCATGAACGCTGCTGCACTGCTCAACAAGAATTCTAACCCTTCTTATCAGGAAATAGAAGATGCAACACATGGCAACATTTGCCGATGTGGGACTTACAATAAAATCAAGGC
Coding sequences:
- a CDS encoding (2Fe-2S)-binding protein; its protein translation is MASYNIKINGKARAVEADADTPMLWVLRDELDMKGTKFGCGIGQCGACTVHLNGNAVRSCQIPVSAVGESDITTIEGLSEKGDHPLQEAWKEHDVPQCGYCQAGQIMNAAALLNKNSNPSYQEIEDATHGNICRCGTYNKIKAAISTAAEQL